A single region of the Stutzerimonas stutzeri genome encodes:
- the tyrS gene encoding tyrosine--tRNA ligase — MKSVQEQLSVIKRGADEVLVEAELVTKLERGLPLRIKAGFDPTAPDLHLGHTVLINKLRQFQDLGHQVVFLIGDFTGMIGDPSGKSATRPPLTRDQVLENAETYKSQVFKILDPAKTEVAFNSSWMDQLTPSDFIRLASQYTVARMLERDDFSKRYSTNQPIAIHEFLYPLVQGYDSVALRADVELGGTDQKFNLLMGRELQRSYGQESQCIVTMPLLEGLDGVKKMSKSLGNYVGIQEAPGVMYSKLVSIPDALMWRYFELLSFRDMEEIKGFQADVERGANPRDIKIKLAEEIVARFHGEEAAATAHRSAGNRMKEGELPEDIPQITLRSAEDMPIAAVLNRAGLVKNAAVARDLLASGGVRVDGQVVDRSFMFKLGSTHVCQAGKKAFGRILLEAE; from the coding sequence ATGAAGTCGGTTCAAGAGCAGCTGTCGGTGATCAAGCGGGGCGCTGACGAAGTGCTTGTCGAGGCAGAGCTGGTCACCAAGCTCGAGCGCGGGCTGCCGCTTCGAATCAAGGCCGGCTTCGATCCGACGGCGCCGGATCTTCATCTCGGGCACACCGTGCTTATAAACAAGCTGCGCCAGTTCCAGGACTTGGGGCACCAGGTCGTCTTCCTTATCGGCGACTTCACCGGGATGATCGGCGATCCCAGTGGTAAAAGTGCAACGCGTCCGCCATTGACGCGTGACCAAGTGCTAGAGAACGCCGAGACCTATAAAAGCCAGGTATTCAAGATTCTGGATCCGGCCAAGACCGAAGTGGCGTTCAACTCGTCATGGATGGATCAGCTGACGCCGTCAGACTTCATACGGCTGGCGTCGCAATACACAGTGGCGCGTATGCTCGAGCGGGACGATTTCAGCAAGCGTTACTCCACCAATCAGCCAATCGCGATTCATGAGTTTCTCTATCCGCTCGTCCAGGGCTATGACTCTGTTGCGCTGCGTGCGGATGTGGAGCTTGGTGGCACGGATCAGAAATTCAATCTCTTGATGGGGCGCGAGCTCCAGCGCTCCTACGGCCAGGAGTCTCAGTGCATCGTGACCATGCCTCTTCTCGAGGGGTTGGACGGCGTGAAGAAGATGTCCAAGTCGCTGGGGAACTACGTCGGGATCCAAGAGGCGCCGGGCGTCATGTACAGCAAGCTGGTATCCATCCCGGATGCGCTCATGTGGCGGTACTTCGAGTTGCTGAGTTTCCGTGACATGGAAGAGATCAAAGGCTTCCAGGCGGACGTGGAGCGTGGCGCAAATCCGCGGGATATCAAGATTAAGCTCGCCGAGGAAATCGTGGCGCGCTTCCATGGAGAAGAAGCCGCTGCGACAGCGCACCGCTCGGCAGGTAATAGAATGAAGGAGGGCGAACTGCCTGAGGACATTCCTCAGATAACGCTTCGCTCTGCCGAAGATATGCCTATTGCCGCGGTCCTTAACCGAGCAGGTCTGGTTAAGAATGCGGCCGTCGCTCGCGACCTGCTTGCATCTGGTGGAGTTCGAGTGGATGGGCAGGTGGTTGACCGTTCGTTCATGTTCAAGCTCGGTAGCACCCATGTTTGTCAGGCCGGAAAGAAGGCATTCGGGCGAATTTTGCTCGAGGCCGAATAA
- a CDS encoding peptidoglycan DD-metalloendopeptidase family protein, translating to MTYSKSKAPLYPKSHLLAASGVAALLSLALLVFPSREVEAKKTFLDLRIDSAAEFSTDAPEAEEEVSAEPDQTPFAQIDQAEQQPEAASEATEVAEAEPPVKQVVVANGDTLSTVFAKVGLSPSVVHDVLASSKDAKQLTNLKVGQRLEFELDEQGNLSQLRSPLSKLESIHLQRSDSGYVFKKEKVKPEIKTSYAYGRIDSSLFLAAKRAGLSHNLTMDLANVFGYDIDFALDIRKGDTFEVVYEEKKVDGETVGTGNILAARFTNRGKTYTAVRYTNKQGNSSYYTADGKSMRKAFIRTPVDFARISSRFSNGRKHPILNKIRAHKGVDYAAPRGTPIKSAGDGKVLLAGRKGGYGNTVVIQHGNHYRTLYGHMQGFAKGITNGATVKQGQIIGYIGTTGLSTGPHLHYEFQIDGVHVDPLGLKLPMADPIAKNEQQRFLQLSKPLMARMDEERSTMLAMKSE from the coding sequence ATGACCTATTCAAAATCGAAAGCACCTCTCTACCCGAAAAGCCATCTTCTGGCTGCAAGCGGTGTAGCTGCGCTTCTGAGCCTGGCACTTCTTGTGTTCCCCTCCCGCGAAGTCGAAGCGAAGAAAACCTTCCTTGACCTTCGCATCGACTCCGCGGCCGAGTTCAGCACCGATGCGCCAGAGGCTGAGGAAGAAGTATCTGCCGAGCCCGATCAGACGCCTTTCGCTCAGATAGACCAGGCCGAGCAGCAGCCCGAAGCGGCCAGCGAAGCCACCGAGGTCGCTGAGGCAGAGCCACCGGTGAAACAAGTGGTCGTGGCTAACGGCGACACACTTTCGACCGTTTTCGCCAAGGTAGGACTTTCCCCATCCGTCGTGCACGATGTGCTCGCCAGCAGTAAGGATGCGAAGCAGCTGACCAATCTCAAGGTCGGTCAGCGTCTCGAGTTCGAGCTGGATGAGCAGGGCAATCTGTCTCAGCTTCGCAGCCCCCTGAGCAAGCTTGAAAGTATCCATTTGCAGCGATCCGACTCCGGTTACGTCTTCAAGAAAGAGAAGGTCAAGCCGGAAATCAAGACGTCCTATGCCTATGGCCGTATCGATAGCAGCCTGTTCTTGGCGGCAAAGCGAGCCGGCCTCAGTCATAACCTGACGATGGATCTTGCAAACGTATTCGGGTACGACATCGACTTCGCGCTGGACATACGCAAAGGAGATACCTTCGAGGTGGTGTACGAGGAAAAGAAGGTCGACGGCGAAACCGTCGGGACCGGAAACATCCTTGCTGCACGCTTCACCAACCGGGGCAAGACTTACACCGCCGTTCGCTACACCAACAAGCAAGGCAATAGCAGCTATTACACGGCCGACGGCAAGAGCATGCGTAAGGCCTTCATCCGTACCCCGGTCGATTTTGCGCGTATCAGCTCCCGCTTCTCGAATGGTCGCAAGCATCCCATCCTGAACAAGATTCGCGCCCACAAAGGCGTTGATTACGCTGCACCGCGCGGAACGCCGATCAAGAGCGCCGGGGATGGCAAAGTGCTGCTGGCCGGGCGCAAGGGCGGTTACGGCAACACCGTGGTAATCCAGCACGGCAATCACTACCGCACGCTCTATGGTCACATGCAAGGCTTTGCCAAAGGCATCACCAATGGCGCAACGGTCAAGCAGGGACAGATCATTGGTTATATCGGAACGACGGGCCTGTCCACCGGTCCACACCTGCACTACGAGTTTCAGATTGACGGCGTGCATGTCGACCCGCTCGGGCTGAAGCTTCCAATGGCCGACCCGATTGCCAAGAACGAGCAGCAGCGCTTCCTGCAACTAAGCAAACCGCTGATGGCGCGTATGGACGAGGAACGCTCGACCATGCTGGCCATGAAGAGCGAGTAG